From Salvia splendens isolate huo1 chromosome 3, SspV2, whole genome shotgun sequence, a single genomic window includes:
- the LOC121795253 gene encoding uncharacterized protein LOC121795253 isoform X1 yields MRRFHRFCIFLFLNSINFWFLCAGKTSEVCISPGGRFPPFSNVGKPPKKASKGPRDLTLCRVFRKKTCCDVTQTYPALLSIRRLASSGEASQECLNLWEFLECSVCDPRVGVQRGPPNICASFCDRIYEACSSAYFAMDGKTQVLAPCGQGDFVCGRASEWVSNGTELCSAAGFSVKPLDEPGEFPCYGGKGSLDYIASSWKSSRSEIVRGEQNTEVVQDFMQLIADMPLSERISWAVGGLVLTAGLLFASRRKSNGQRQKQAAIQRTGRRLGTRISPPASPVSHGNRKNVGK; encoded by the exons ATGAGGAGATTCCACCGTTTCTGCATCTTCCTGTTCCTCAACTCCATCAATTTTTGGTTCCTGTGCGCTG GTAAAACAAGTGAAGTTTGCATTTCTCCCGGTGGTCGATTCCCTCCATTTTCAAATGTAGGCAAACCCCCCAAGAAAGCAAGCAAAGGTCCCAGAGATCTTACACTTTGTAGGGTTTTCCGCAAAAAGACATGCTGTGATGTAACTCAGACGTATCCTGCTTTGCTGTCCATCAGAAGACTTGCATCGTCTGGAGAAGCAAGCCAAGAGTGCTTGAATTTATGGGAATTCTTGGAATGTTCTGTCTGCGATCCGAGGGTGGGGGTACAGCGAGGACCTCCTAACATCTGTGCATCATTTTGTGATAGGATTTATGAAGCATGTTCATCAGCATACTTTGCTATGGATGGAAAAACACAG GTACTAGCACCATGCGGCCAAGGTGACTTTGTTTGTGGTAGAGCTTCAGAGTGGGTCTCTAATGGAACTGAGCTCTGCAGTGCTGCAGGTTTCTCTGTCAAGCCTCTCGATGAACCTGGTGAATTTCCGTGCTATGGTGGGAAGGGTAGCCTAGATTATATTGCAAGTTCCTGGAAATCTTCGCGTTCTGAGATTGTACGTGGAGAACAGAATACTGAGGTTGTCCAAGATTTTATGCAATTGATTGCTGATATGCCATTGAGTGAGAGAATTTCTTGGGCTGTTGGAGGATTGGTGCTTACAGCTGGACTTCTGTTTGCAAG TAGAAGGAAGAGCAACGGTCAACGCCAGAAGCAAGCAGCTATCCAGCGTACTGGAAGGAGACTAGGAACTAGGATAAGCCCTCCTGCATCCCCTGTTAGCCACGGGAACAGAAAGAATGTTGGAAAGTGA
- the LOC121795253 gene encoding uncharacterized protein LOC121795253 isoform X2 — MRRFHRFCIFLFLNSINFWFLCAGKTSEVCISPGGRFPPFSNVGKPPKKASKGPRDLTLCRVFRKKTCCDVTQTYPALLSIRRLASSGEASQECLNLWEFLECSVCDPRVGVQRGPPNICASFCDRIYEACSSAYFAMDGKTQVLAPCGQGDFVCGRASEWVSNGTELCSAAGFSVKPLDEPGEFPCYGGKGSLDYIASSWKSSRSEIVRGEQNTEVVQDFMQLIADMPLSERISWAVGGLVLTAGLLFARRKSNGQRQKQAAIQRTGRRLGTRISPPASPVSHGNRKNVGK; from the exons ATGAGGAGATTCCACCGTTTCTGCATCTTCCTGTTCCTCAACTCCATCAATTTTTGGTTCCTGTGCGCTG GTAAAACAAGTGAAGTTTGCATTTCTCCCGGTGGTCGATTCCCTCCATTTTCAAATGTAGGCAAACCCCCCAAGAAAGCAAGCAAAGGTCCCAGAGATCTTACACTTTGTAGGGTTTTCCGCAAAAAGACATGCTGTGATGTAACTCAGACGTATCCTGCTTTGCTGTCCATCAGAAGACTTGCATCGTCTGGAGAAGCAAGCCAAGAGTGCTTGAATTTATGGGAATTCTTGGAATGTTCTGTCTGCGATCCGAGGGTGGGGGTACAGCGAGGACCTCCTAACATCTGTGCATCATTTTGTGATAGGATTTATGAAGCATGTTCATCAGCATACTTTGCTATGGATGGAAAAACACAG GTACTAGCACCATGCGGCCAAGGTGACTTTGTTTGTGGTAGAGCTTCAGAGTGGGTCTCTAATGGAACTGAGCTCTGCAGTGCTGCAGGTTTCTCTGTCAAGCCTCTCGATGAACCTGGTGAATTTCCGTGCTATGGTGGGAAGGGTAGCCTAGATTATATTGCAAGTTCCTGGAAATCTTCGCGTTCTGAGATTGTACGTGGAGAACAGAATACTGAGGTTGTCCAAGATTTTATGCAATTGATTGCTGATATGCCATTGAGTGAGAGAATTTCTTGGGCTGTTGGAGGATTGGTGCTTACAGCTGGACTTCTGTTTGCAAG AAGGAAGAGCAACGGTCAACGCCAGAAGCAAGCAGCTATCCAGCGTACTGGAAGGAGACTAGGAACTAGGATAAGCCCTCCTGCATCCCCTGTTAGCCACGGGAACAGAAAGAATGTTGGAAAGTGA
- the LOC121795253 gene encoding uncharacterized protein LOC121795253 isoform X3, which yields MALDVKINNTYLRSIQDCWTEGKTSEVCISPGGRFPPFSNVGKPPKKASKGPRDLTLCRVFRKKTCCDVTQTYPALLSIRRLASSGEASQECLNLWEFLECSVCDPRVGVQRGPPNICASFCDRIYEACSSAYFAMDGKTQVLAPCGQGDFVCGRASEWVSNGTELCSAAGFSVKPLDEPGEFPCYGGKGSLDYIASSWKSSRSEIVRGEQNTEVVQDFMQLIADMPLSERISWAVGGLVLTAGLLFASRRKSNGQRQKQAAIQRTGRRLGTRISPPASPVSHGNRKNVGK from the exons ATGGCTTTGGATGTGAAGATAAACAATACTTACTTACGTAGTATACAAGATTGTTGGACTGAAG GTAAAACAAGTGAAGTTTGCATTTCTCCCGGTGGTCGATTCCCTCCATTTTCAAATGTAGGCAAACCCCCCAAGAAAGCAAGCAAAGGTCCCAGAGATCTTACACTTTGTAGGGTTTTCCGCAAAAAGACATGCTGTGATGTAACTCAGACGTATCCTGCTTTGCTGTCCATCAGAAGACTTGCATCGTCTGGAGAAGCAAGCCAAGAGTGCTTGAATTTATGGGAATTCTTGGAATGTTCTGTCTGCGATCCGAGGGTGGGGGTACAGCGAGGACCTCCTAACATCTGTGCATCATTTTGTGATAGGATTTATGAAGCATGTTCATCAGCATACTTTGCTATGGATGGAAAAACACAG GTACTAGCACCATGCGGCCAAGGTGACTTTGTTTGTGGTAGAGCTTCAGAGTGGGTCTCTAATGGAACTGAGCTCTGCAGTGCTGCAGGTTTCTCTGTCAAGCCTCTCGATGAACCTGGTGAATTTCCGTGCTATGGTGGGAAGGGTAGCCTAGATTATATTGCAAGTTCCTGGAAATCTTCGCGTTCTGAGATTGTACGTGGAGAACAGAATACTGAGGTTGTCCAAGATTTTATGCAATTGATTGCTGATATGCCATTGAGTGAGAGAATTTCTTGGGCTGTTGGAGGATTGGTGCTTACAGCTGGACTTCTGTTTGCAAG TAGAAGGAAGAGCAACGGTCAACGCCAGAAGCAAGCAGCTATCCAGCGTACTGGAAGGAGACTAGGAACTAGGATAAGCCCTCCTGCATCCCCTGTTAGCCACGGGAACAGAAAGAATGTTGGAAAGTGA